The genomic interval ATGCGGTAGACGCTCCACGTCCCGTCCCCATCTCCCGGTCCGACCTCCACGAACCCCCGCACGCGCTCGCAGTCTGCGACGAGGAACACAGAGTTCGCGCTCTCGATGGCGTCCCGGAGGTCGGCTTGCGTGTAGTGCTCCGCGAGGAACGCCTCGACGTGGTCGTCGCCGATGAGGGGCGCGTGCGCCTCGTGCCACGCCGCCACCGCTATCTCCCGGACGCGCGCCGCATCCCCGGGAACCGCGTTCCGGACGGTGCTGTCGCTCACACCGACGGGTCGCGGCCGCGAAAGAAAAAACCGCCTAGTTGAGGCGCTCGTGGATGCGCTCTTCGAGGTCGTCGCGGAGTTCGTCCACCTCGATCTCTTCGAGGACGGGGACGTAGAACCCCTCGACGAGCATGTTCTTCGCCGTCTGCGGCGGAACCGCGCGGTTCTTCATGTAGAACAAGTCCTCCTCGTCGATCTGACCGACCGTCGCGGAGTGACTCGCTTCCGTGTCGTGGTTGTTGATGATGAGCTTCGGGGACGCGTCCGCCTCGGACTCGTCGCTCAACATCAGCGTGTTCTCGCGCTGATAGCTGGAGGTGTCCCAGGCGTCCCGGCCGACGTCCTGCGTGCCCTCGTAGACGGAGCGCGCGTGGTCGTCGATGACGCCGCGCGTGACGAGGTCGGCGGTCGTGTGCTCGGCACGATGCCAGACCGCGCTGTCCAGGTCGAAGTGCTGGTCGTCGTGCCCGAAGAACGCGCCGACGATCTGGGTCTCCGAACTGTCGCCGTTGAGCTCGGTGCTGACCGCGGTCTTCGTCAGCCGACTCCCGAGGTTGCCCTCGATCCAGTTGATGGTGCTGTATGTGTCGGCGTCGCCGCGCTTCACGGTGTAGTTGTACGTCTGCTGGTCGAAGTCCTGCAGGCTCCCGTACTGGACGTACGAGTTCTCGCCCGCCGCGATTTCGACGATACCCGAGTAGTACCGCTCGCCGTCGAGCGCCGAACCGGTGTCCTGTCGTTCCAGGATGGTGACGGACGCGTTCTCCTCGGTGACGACGAGCGTGTAGTTGAACAGCGACCGGCCGTTCATCGTCGTCCGCACCTTCACGTCCTCCGCGTCCACGCCCCGCGGGACGTAGATGACCGTGCCCGTGGTGAACAGTGCCGTGGAGAGCGCCGTCAGCCGGTTCTCCGTGGTCGGGACGATAGACCCGAAGTGCTCCTTCACGAGGTCTTCGAGGTCGGCGTCGTCGAGCGCGCGGTGGAACGGAACGACGGTCGCGTCCTCGTCCACTTCGAGGTCTTTCTCCTCGGTCTGCTCGTGCGGCTCGACGAGCGCTTCGAAGTCGAGGTCTTCGAGGTTCGTCCACGTCCGACCCGGCGTCTGGATGACGCTCGGGAAGTCGAGGCCGTCCAGTTCGTCGAGCGCGTCGAGGCGTGTTTCGAGGAGCCACTCCGGCTCGTTTCGCTCGTCGGAGAGCTGGCGAACCGTCTCCTCGGTGATGCCGTCGTGGAGTTGCGTGCTCATCCGAGACTCCCCTCCATCTCCAGTTCGATGAGGCGGTTGAGTTCGACCGCGTACTCGATGGGCAGTTCCTCCGTGATGGGTTCGATGAACCCGGCGACGATCATCTGCTTCGCGTCGTCGTCGTCCAGTCCGCGCGACTGGAGGTAGAAGACGTCCTCGTCGCCGATCTTCCCGACGGTGGCCTCGTGGGCCACGTCCACCTTCGACTCCTCGATCTCCATGTACGGCATGGTGTCGCTGGTGGACTCGTTGTCGAACATCAGCGCGTCACACTCGACGGACGTGCTGGAGTTCTCCGCACCGTCCGCGATGTGGACGAGGCCGCGGTAGTTCGTGCGGCCGCCGTCCTTGCTGATGGACTTGGACTCGATGGTGGACTTCGTCTCGGGCGCGTTGTGGTAGACCTTCGCGCCGGTGTCGATGTCCTGGTCTTCGCCCGCGAACGCGATGGTGATGTGGTTGTCCGTCGCGCCGCGACCCTTGAGGATGGTGCAGGGGTAGAGCATCGTCGCCTTCGACCCCATACTCCCCGAAACCCACTCCATCGTACCGTTCTCCTCGACGATGGCGCGCTTCGTGTTGAGGTTGTACGTGTTCTTCGACCAGTTCTGCACGGTCGAGTACTGCACGTGGGCGTCCTCGCCGACGAAGACTTCGACGCCACCGCTGTGGAGGTTGTGCGTGCCGTACTTCGGCGCGCTACACCCCTCGATGTAGTGGACTTCGCTGCCCTTCTCCGCGATGATGAGCGTGTGCTCGAACTGCCCCATCCCCGCGGAGTTCATGCGGAAGTACGCCTGAATCGGCATCTGCACCGTCACGTCCTCGGGGACGTAGACGAAGGAGCCGCCGGACCAGACCGCGCCGTGGAGCGCGGCGAACTTGTTGTCGCTCGGGGGCACGTTCTTCGTCATGAAGTGCTCCTTCACGAGTTCGGGGTGTTCCTGGACGGCCTTGTCCATGTCCATGAAGATGACACCCTTCTCCTCCCACTGCTCCTGCATGTTCTGGTAGACGATCTCGGACTCGTACTGCGCGCCGACGCCCGAGAGCGCCTCGCGCTCGGCTTCCGGGATGCCGAGCTTCTCGAACGTGTCCCGAATCTCGTCCGGGAGGTCTTCCCAGGACTCCGCGCCGCCGCGCACGTCGATGTCGGGGCGGATGTAGGGAACGATCTCCTCGATGTCGAGTTCCGTGAGGTCGGGCTGGCCCGGCCAGTCCGTCGGCATCGGCATCTCCTGGTAGTGTTCGAGCGCGCGCAGACGCCGCTCCAGCATCCAGTCGGGCTCGTCCTTGTCTTCCGAGATGAGACGGATGGTCTCCTCGGTCAGTCCTTTCTCCGACTCGAACGCCGACTTCTGCTCTTTCTTGAACTCGAAGCGGGCTTCCGTGTCGGTTTCTTTGAGGTGTTCGTCTGAACTCATAATCGTGGTTTAGGCCGCGTTGTAGACCTCGTCACGCACCCAGTCGTACCCCTTGTCTTCGAGCTTCGCCGCGAGCTCGGGGCCGCCTTCCATCGCGATCTCGCCGTCGAGCATGATGTGAACCGTGTCGGGCTCGACGTAGTCGAGGATGCGCTGGTAGTGCGTGATCTGGAGGATGCCGGTTCCCTGTTCGTCGCGGAGGGCGTTGATGCCGTCCGCGACGTCCTGCAGGCGGTCGATGTCGAGACCGCTGTCGATCTCGTCCAGCACCGCGATAGCGGGTTCGAGAATCGCGGCCTGCAGGACTTCGTTCTGTTTCTTCTCACCGCCGGAGAACCCGGCGTTGAGGTAGCGCTGCGCGAACTTCTCGTCCATGTCGAGGAGTTCCATCTTCTCCGAGAGGAGCTGCTGGAACTCGGCGACGCCGACGTCGCCCTCGTCCGCGGGGCCCTCCATCGGGCTGGTGTCGTAGCCCGCGTCCTCCTCTTCTTCCTCCTCGTCCTCGCCGAACAGGAGTTCCTCGCGCTCGTCGAGCTTCGCGTTGAGCGCGGTGCGGAGGAAGTTCGTCATCGTGACGCCCTCGATTTCGGCGGGGTACTGGAACGCGAGGAACACGCCGAGCGCGGCGCGCTCGTTCGGCTCCAGTTCGAGGAGGTTCCACTCGCGTGCGTCCTCCGGAATCTCGTCGACGTCGCCGAAGTCGTCGTCGTCGAGCGTGAGCGTGATGGAGCCCTCGGTGACTTCGTAGGCGGGGTGTCCGGCGATGACCTTGGAGGTCGTGGACTTCCCGCTGCCGTTCGGACCCATCAGGGCGTGAATCTCGCCGGAGTCGACTTCGAGGTCGACACCGTTGAGAATCTTCTCGCCCTCCTCTGCGACTTCCGCGTGTACGTTCTGTAGTGTAAGCGTAGCCATGCCTTCAGTCATCTCGAAGGAGGTGTTTGCGACGCATAATGCTTACGCATCCCCGGGTGTCATCTTCTCGCAAAGCAAAATTTATTTCGCGAACGTAGAATCGGCGCGCCCTGCCGGGGGTTACATGTACGACCCGAGTCCGGTCTGGGTCTGCCCGCTCTTCACTTCCTCCCACGACACTTCGAGCGCCTCCAGGATGCGCTCGATGGGGCCTTTGAGGGTCTTATCGAGCATCGTGTCCCAGTCGATTTCGAACTCCGCGGGCACCTGGTCTGCGTACTCATAACAGATGACGTCGGGGTCGCGCTTGAACTCCCCGTAGAGCGGGTCGGTCTGGGGGTCGAGGCCCTTCTCGGATTCGACGCGCCGCCAGAACTCCGGTCGAACCTTTGCGAGGTAGAGGCGTTTCGGCTTCGACCCGCGCTGGAAGTTCGTCCCCAGCAGGAGGTTCGCGTACTTCGCGCCCCGAACCTGCGCGGTGTCCGTGTCGTAGTTGTCGAGGCGCTTTCCGATACCGCCCGGGATGCCCACGTCGTCCAGGTTCACGTTGCCGTCCCGGAAGTCCTCGATGATGCCGTGCACGTAGTCCTTCACGTTGTCAATATCTTCTCCGTGGACGATGCGGTCGATGACCTCCTTCTGCACCTCCTTCGTGATGGGCGCGATGTCGCTTCGCTTGTACTCGAAGCCCGTGATGTCGATGTCGTCCACGTCCTTGCCCTCCTTCCAGACGATGTGGCCCGCGTACCGCTTTTTCTTCCCCGCCTGGAAGAACCGCCGATAGAGCTTCTCGAACTCGATCTGGAACCGGTGTTCGTCCGCGTTCAGGTCGTCGCGCGCGAAGTCGTCGTACCGGCCGTTGATGTGCTCTTCAATCTCGAACGAGGTCTCGATGGCTTCCGCCTTCGAGAACTCGGGGCCGAGTTCCAGCATCACGCTGTCCGTGTCGCCGTACGCGACCTCGTGGCCGATTTCGTTCGCGGCCCGTTCGGTGAACTCGATGACGTCCCGTCCGGTCGCGGTCACCGCCGCGCCCATCTCCTTGTCGTAGAGGCGGAAGCGCTCCCAGCCCAGCACGCCGTACAGCGAGTTCATGATGACCTTCACCGCGGCCTGCTGGCGGTCGAACCGCTCGTAGCCCTCGCTGTCCGGGTCATGGTCGTTCCGCCGCGACTTCTTCTGCTCGCGCTCTTCGAGGAGTTCGTCCACCATCTCCCGAATCACGCCGTCGGGATTCTTCTGGAAGTGCGTGCCGTTCGGCGCGACGTACGTCTCGCCCTCGTACTCCTCCGGATTGACTTTCGTCTCGGGGCTGGCGTTGATGGTCACCATGCACATCGGGTACAGGCTCTTGAGGTCGAGCACGGTGACGTTCTCGCGGACGCCCGTGATGGGGTCGAACACCGCGCCGCCCTCGTAGTCCTCAGACTCCTGCTGGCCCTTCGAGGGGAGCGCGAAACTCCCGTGCACCTTGTGCAGGACGTACATGTCCACCGCGTCCCCGGGCGTCGTCGCGTCCTCCAGTTTACACCCGACGAAGGACGCGACCTCCTCCCAGAACGGAATCACGTCCTGCTTGCGGTCGATTTCGACGCAGAGCTCCACGTCGCGGACGTTGTACTCCAGGAGGCGTTCGGGGTCTTGCTCCCAGAGGTCGCCGATATCGCCCGTGTAGCGTTCCTTCCCGACGCCGAGTTCGGTCTCCGCGACGGCGTCGAGGCGGTAGGAGTCGAGTTCGCTGAACTGCGTGCGCTGGTAGGCGTACAGGAGGTCGAACACCACGCGGCCCTTCACGTCGGGGCCGCCCCAGCCGCCCGTCCACACCTCGTTCACGCGGGAGAGCCGGTCGTAGGACATCCCGAGCACGTCGAGGCGGTCGATGAAGTACGGCGCGTCGAAGTCCTCGAAGTTCCAGCCCGTGAGCACGTCCGGGTCCGTGTCCTCGACGTAGGTGAGGAAGGCGTCCAGCATCGCCGCCTCTTCGTCGAACGACCGCACCTCGACCGACGCGTCCGCGTTCTCGTCGAGGAGGTCGTAGTCCGCGAGGTCGTCGGGCGCGGGAACGTCGGCGTCGGGGGCGTCGTAGAGCCACGCGATGTACTCGTCGCGGTAGTTGTCGTGGCTGGTGAGGCAGACGATGGGTTCCTCGCCGTCCTCCGGGAACCCGGAGCGGTCGTCCACCTCGATGTCGAACGTGTTCACGCGCAGGCTGGCCTCGGCTTCCACGGGTTCGACCTCGCCGTGGTGCGCGACGAGCGCGCCGTCCTCCTCGGCGCGGCGCTCGGGCACCCGCAGGCCGCTGTTCACGTCCTTGTCGATGAGGAAGCGGTTCGGGAAGAGGATGTCCGCCTCGTAGTGCTCGAAGCGGTCGCGAATCTGCCCCACGTCCCGGGGCGTCCGCCCGAACACCTTCGTCAGTTCCTCGCCGCGGATGCTCTCGTAGCCGTCCTCGCTGCCGGTGATGACGTCGTCCTGCAGGTCGCCCTCGGAGAGGCTGTCGGTAGGCGTGTAGAAGTAGGGGCGGAAGCCGTGCACGCGGACGTGCTCGGGCGTGTCGTCCTCGCGGCGGCCGAAGACGTGGATGACGGGGCGTTCGCGGCTCCCTTGTCCCTCGACGGTGTAGTCCACCTGCGTCACCGCGATGTCCAGGGTTCCCTCGGCGTCCGGGAGCGCGCCCTCCTCGGCGTCGATGATTTCGTTCACGACGGGGTCGCCGTCCCCGGCGACGTACCGCGCCTCCGCGGCGGGCCGGTCGCCGTCCCCCGCGGCGTCCGCGTCGTCCCCGCCGCCGTCGAAGTCCGTCAGGCTGGCGTTAGGCATTGGGTCTCCCTTGGTCGCGCCCGACTAAAAGACCCTGCGTCCGCCGACCGACGGGGAAAAGGGTTATACCGTGGTACTTCTTATCGTGGGGTGAGGTGACACACGTGTCCGACCACGCGACGACGGGTGACGAAGAGCGCCGGAACCACGTACCCCAACTACCGGAGGGGGAGGAGGGTCCGACCGTCGAGTCCTACGACACCGAGGACGGGGTCGTACTCTACGACGCGGACAACCCGCTCGCGTGGCTCAAGGCCACGAACGCGACGCCGCTCGCCGAGCAACGATAACTTTTCTTCGCTCCGACGGCTCTCACTATCCGTGTACAACCCGCTGAAACCACAGACCGCCGTCCCCGACACCGACGACGACGAGGACGGGGAGTCCACGGAGGTGCCGACGGAGATTAAACTCCGGTTCTGGAAGCTCGTCGCCTTCCTCAACGTCGGCATCCTCCTGTTCGCGCTCGGCCTCATGTTCCTCGCGTTCCGCGGCCTCCTCGTCGTCGGCGGCGGCACCGCGCTCGCCGGCGCGGCCATCCTCGCGTACTGCGCGTGGGACTACAAGCGCTCGAAGGCCCGCATCGGCGAAATCATCGACCGCCAGGACGAATGACTCGAACGGTTCGGTACGACGGCGACGTGTACGTGCTCGTGAAGGAGTCCGCGGAGAGCAGTCTCCTGCGCGACCCGGATACCGGCGAGGAGGAGTACGTTCCGAACGACGCCGTCGAAGCGCTCGACAGCCCCGCGCTCGAAACCCGGGCCGCCGTCGTCCCCGAGAGCGTGCGCGCCGTCCTCCGCGTCGCCCACGACGACCGCTCGCTCGGCCTCCTCATCGACCTCCACGAGAACGGCTCCCGGCCCGTCCGCGACATGCTCACCGACTACGAGTACTGCGAGAGCGACCTCCTCGGCCTCCTCACGGAGTGCCGGGCCGCCGGCGTCGTCGAGGAAGTCACGGTCGCCGGCGAACCCGGGTACGGCCTCACCTCGACCGGCGACCGCGGCGTCGCGAAACTCCTCAATCGGCGTTGAGCGTCGGCGTGTCGTGCTCGACGTGCGAGCGGTTCGTCGTCGCGTCCTTCTGCACCCGCACGAGGTCGTCCGCGGCACCGAGCAGGCTCTCGTCGTGACTCACCACGAGAATCTGCTCCACGCCGATGTCCCGCATCGACTCCACCAGTTCCACGAGCTGCGAGACGTGCCCGGAGTCGAGGAACACCGTCGGTTCGTCGAGAATCAGCGGCGGCATCGGCGCGGATCCCTCGATGCCCTCGGAGAGCAACCGATAGATGGCGCACCGGAGGCTGAGGTTGAACAATGCGCGCTCGCCGCCCGAGAGCTGTTCGGGGTCGAGGCGCTCGCCGTCCTTCTGGTACACCGTCAGCTCGTACGTCCCGTCCAGTTCGATGCGGGCGTACGAGTCGTTCTGGTAGACGAGGTCGAACGTCTCGTTCAGCAGGCGCTCTAGTCTGTCGACGTTCCGCTGGCGTAACTCGGCGCGCAGGTCGCCGTAGAGGGATTCGAGGGACTCCGTCTCCTCGTGCACGCCCTGTAACTCCGAGACGGTCTCGTCGAGCGCGTCGCGCTCCTCGCGCAACCGTTCGAGCGTCTCGATGTCCTTCTTCACGCCGCCGAGCTTCCCCTGAATCTCGTCGCGTCGCTCGCGCAGGGTGTCGAGTTTCTCCGCGACCTGGTCGAGGTACTGCTCGGCCTCCTCCTTGTTCGCCTCCGCCGTCTCGATGCGCTCCTCGTCGTACGCGGATTCGAGCGAGCGCTTTCGCTCCCGGAGTTCCGCCAGGCGCTCCCGGCGCTCCTCGTTGCGCTCGCCGAGGCTCTCGCGTTTCTCCGCCACGCGCTCGGCCGCGTCGCGCTCGCGCTCGCGCTCCCGCAACGCCTCCGCGAGGTCGCCCAGCCGTTCGATTCGCTCGTCCAGCGACTGCTTCTCCGTCTGCAAGTCCCCGAGCCGTTCCCGGCGCTCCTCCACGCGCTCGCGGGCCTCTGCGGCCTCGGCGCGCTTCTCCTCGGCGCGCTCCGCGAGGTCGTCCGCGCGCTCGCGGGCCTCCGCCGCGTCCGCGCGCTTCTCCGCGACCGACTCCGCCTTCGCCTCCCGAACCTCCGTTTTCGACTCGCGGCGGGATTCGAGGTCGGCGACCGACCGCTCGACGGCTTCCAGTTCCTCCGCGCGCTCGATGCGCTCCGTCACGTCCTCGATATCGCTCTCGATGTCCGCAACGTCCGATTCGAGGTCGCTGACGCGCTCTCGGTACTCCTCGATGGACGCGACGTGCGGCGACCCCTCCACCGGCTGCCCGCACTCCGGACACTTCCCCTCCGCGAGCAGTTCCTCGGCGTCCTCGACGCGCGACCGCGCGGACGCCAACTCCTCCCGGACGTCGGTGCGCTCGGCGCGCAGTTCCTCGCGCTCCGATTCGAGTCGCTCGCGGTACTCGGCGGCCTCGCCGAACGCGACCGGCGCGTCCGCGAACGCCTCACGCGCCTCCCCGATGTCGCTCTCGATGTCCGCGATGGTCGAGTCGAGTTCCGCGACCTCGTCGGCGGCGTCCGCCGCGTCAGATTCGAGATTGTCCGCGCGCTCGCGCGCCTCCGCGGCGCGCTCCGCGAGGTCGTCCGCGCGCTCCTCGAAGGACTCCGCGTCCTTCCGGTCGCTCGTCATCTCGTTCGCGACCTCCTGCACGTCCGCCTGTACGTCGTCGCGCTCCGATTCGAGGTCGTCCCGTCGCGCCTCGACCGCGTCGAGGCCGGCGTCCCCGTCGAGGTCGGTGTCGGCGAGGAGCGATTCGACGCGGTCGTCGAGGTCGCTCGCGCGCTCGCGGTGCTCGCGCACCGTCTCCTGGAGGCTGTCGCGCTCGCTCTCGGTGTCGCTGATGGCGTCCCTGAGTTCCGCGATGGTCTCGCGGACGGAGTCGAGTTCCGCGCGCTTCTCCTCGTACTCGGAGAGCACGCGCTCCGCCTCCTCCTTCGTCTCGCGGGCGTTCCGCCGGTTCTCCTCGAAGCGCTCGATTTCGGACGCGACCTCCGCGAGGTCGGACTGCAGGGCGTTCCGGCGTTCGTGCAGGCCCTGGTCTTCGAGGTCGGCCACGTCCTCCGCGCGCTGTTCGAGGCGGCTCCGGTACTCCGTCAGCACGTCCTCGACGCCGAGGCGGGCGTCGCCGGCGCGCTCGCGGTACTCCTCCAGTTTCCCGAGCTGGAGGAGGTCGTCTATCATGTCCTGGCGCTCGCTCGGACTGGCGTTGATGAGCTTGTTCACCTCGCCCTGCCGGACGTACGCGCAGTTCACGAACGCGGACGCGTCCATCCGCAGGAGGTCGGCGACGTGCGATTCCACGTCAGTCACGCCCTCGATGCTCCCGGAGGGCGTCGTGAGGACGCAGTCGTGGCGGCCGACCCGGCCATCGCGCACCTTGAGTTCGCGGGAGAGTTCGTACTCCGCGCCGTCGTGACTGAACCAGAGCGTCACCGACATCTCCTCCGTGCCCGTCGTCACCACCTCCGCGGCCGTCCCCGAGACGGCGTCCGTGCCGTACAGCGCGAAGAAGCAGGCTTCGAGGAGGCTCGACTTCCCGCTCCCGTTCAGGCCGTACACGACGGTGACGCCGCGGTCGAGCCGCACGTCCTCCGCGTCGTAGCACTTGAAGTTCCGAATCCGCACGCGCTCGAACTTCACTGGAACTCACCCATCGCCGCCTGCCCCTCGCTCTCCTCGTCGGGAACCGATTCCTCCCCGTCGCCCTCACTGCCGATCACGGCGTCGGGAGCGTCCGAAATCGCCTCCTGAACGCGGTCTTTCACGGCGTCGCGGACGTTCGCGTCCGCGAGCTTGCTCTCCCGCACGGTCTCGTCGATGTCGCGCGCGGTCTCGCTGAGTCCGAGGTCGCGCACGCGCTCCCGGACGGCCTCGTCGGGGTCGGCGAAACTCACGTCGATGTCCGATTCGTCCTCGACCTCGCGGCGGTCGTTCACGCGCGTGACGAGCGCGCCGCGTTCCGCCCCGAACGATTCCACGTCCGCGGGCGTCACCTGCCCGCCCTCGCCCTCGATGGTGACGACGACCACGGCGTCCTCGACGTCGGCGTCACGGACGCGGTCGCGGACGTACGCCGTCCCCTCGTCGCCCTGGAGGTCGAGGTCGAGGAAGACGAAGTCGCGGGTATCGACGCCGCGGCGCGTTATCTGCGCGTCCCCGTCGAACGTGACGATGTTGTAGCCGCGGGGGTCGCGTTCGCTCGCGCTCGCGCGCTCGGTCGACCCGCAGTACGTCACCCACGTGTCCAGCACTTCGGCGCGGTCGGGCGCGTGGTTGTCCCCGAGGAGGAACGCGT from Salarchaeum japonicum carries:
- a CDS encoding GNAT family N-acetyltransferase is translated as MSDSTVRNAVPGDAARVREIAVAAWHEAHAPLIGDDHVEAFLAEHYTQADLRDAIESANSVFLVADCERVRGFVEVGPGDGDGTWSVYRIYVHPDHYGEGVGTSLLDAAAAELPASASRLRLVVLAGNDRARGFYESRGFEFVREKPNEFDARDAVYAKRLDDTV
- the sufD gene encoding Fe-S cluster assembly protein SufD; translated protein: MSTQLHDGITEETVRQLSDERNEPEWLLETRLDALDELDGLDFPSVIQTPGRTWTNLEDLDFEALVEPHEQTEEKDLEVDEDATVVPFHRALDDADLEDLVKEHFGSIVPTTENRLTALSTALFTTGTVIYVPRGVDAEDVKVRTTMNGRSLFNYTLVVTEENASVTILERQDTGSALDGERYYSGIVEIAAGENSYVQYGSLQDFDQQTYNYTVKRGDADTYSTINWIEGNLGSRLTKTAVSTELNGDSSETQIVGAFFGHDDQHFDLDSAVWHRAEHTTADLVTRGVIDDHARSVYEGTQDVGRDAWDTSSYQRENTLMLSDESEADASPKLIINNHDTEASHSATVGQIDEEDLFYMKNRAVPPQTAKNMLVEGFYVPVLEEIEVDELRDDLEERIHERLN
- the sufB gene encoding Fe-S cluster assembly protein SufB, whose protein sequence is MSSDEHLKETDTEARFEFKKEQKSAFESEKGLTEETIRLISEDKDEPDWMLERRLRALEHYQEMPMPTDWPGQPDLTELDIEEIVPYIRPDIDVRGGAESWEDLPDEIRDTFEKLGIPEAEREALSGVGAQYESEIVYQNMQEQWEEKGVIFMDMDKAVQEHPELVKEHFMTKNVPPSDNKFAALHGAVWSGGSFVYVPEDVTVQMPIQAYFRMNSAGMGQFEHTLIIAEKGSEVHYIEGCSAPKYGTHNLHSGGVEVFVGEDAHVQYSTVQNWSKNTYNLNTKRAIVEENGTMEWVSGSMGSKATMLYPCTILKGRGATDNHITIAFAGEDQDIDTGAKVYHNAPETKSTIESKSISKDGGRTNYRGLVHIADGAENSSTSVECDALMFDNESTSDTMPYMEIEESKVDVAHEATVGKIGDEDVFYLQSRGLDDDDAKQMIVAGFIEPITEELPIEYAVELNRLIELEMEGSLG
- a CDS encoding ABC transporter ATP-binding protein, with the translated sequence MATLTLQNVHAEVAEEGEKILNGVDLEVDSGEIHALMGPNGSGKSTTSKVIAGHPAYEVTEGSITLTLDDDDFGDVDEIPEDAREWNLLELEPNERAALGVFLAFQYPAEIEGVTMTNFLRTALNAKLDEREELLFGEDEEEEEEDAGYDTSPMEGPADEGDVGVAEFQQLLSEKMELLDMDEKFAQRYLNAGFSGGEKKQNEVLQAAILEPAIAVLDEIDSGLDIDRLQDVADGINALRDEQGTGILQITHYQRILDYVEPDTVHIMLDGEIAMEGGPELAAKLEDKGYDWVRDEVYNAA
- a CDS encoding DNA-directed DNA polymerase, with translation MPNASLTDFDGGGDDADAAGDGDRPAAEARYVAGDGDPVVNEIIDAEEGALPDAEGTLDIAVTQVDYTVEGQGSRERPVIHVFGRREDDTPEHVRVHGFRPYFYTPTDSLSEGDLQDDVITGSEDGYESIRGEELTKVFGRTPRDVGQIRDRFEHYEADILFPNRFLIDKDVNSGLRVPERRAEEDGALVAHHGEVEPVEAEASLRVNTFDIEVDDRSGFPEDGEEPIVCLTSHDNYRDEYIAWLYDAPDADVPAPDDLADYDLLDENADASVEVRSFDEEAAMLDAFLTYVEDTDPDVLTGWNFEDFDAPYFIDRLDVLGMSYDRLSRVNEVWTGGWGGPDVKGRVVFDLLYAYQRTQFSELDSYRLDAVAETELGVGKERYTGDIGDLWEQDPERLLEYNVRDVELCVEIDRKQDVIPFWEEVASFVGCKLEDATTPGDAVDMYVLHKVHGSFALPSKGQQESEDYEGGAVFDPITGVRENVTVLDLKSLYPMCMVTINASPETKVNPEEYEGETYVAPNGTHFQKNPDGVIREMVDELLEEREQKKSRRNDHDPDSEGYERFDRQQAAVKVIMNSLYGVLGWERFRLYDKEMGAAVTATGRDVIEFTERAANEIGHEVAYGDTDSVMLELGPEFSKAEAIETSFEIEEHINGRYDDFARDDLNADEHRFQIEFEKLYRRFFQAGKKKRYAGHIVWKEGKDVDDIDITGFEYKRSDIAPITKEVQKEVIDRIVHGEDIDNVKDYVHGIIEDFRDGNVNLDDVGIPGGIGKRLDNYDTDTAQVRGAKYANLLLGTNFQRGSKPKRLYLAKVRPEFWRRVESEKGLDPQTDPLYGEFKRDPDVICYEYADQVPAEFEIDWDTMLDKTLKGPIERILEALEVSWEEVKSGQTQTGLGSYM
- a CDS encoding DUF7331 family protein, with the protein product MTHVSDHATTGDEERRNHVPQLPEGEEGPTVESYDTEDGVVLYDADNPLAWLKATNATPLAEQR
- a CDS encoding DUF7322 domain-containing protein translates to MYNPLKPQTAVPDTDDDEDGESTEVPTEIKLRFWKLVAFLNVGILLFALGLMFLAFRGLLVVGGGTALAGAAILAYCAWDYKRSKARIGEIIDRQDE
- a CDS encoding DUF7346 family protein; this encodes MTRTVRYDGDVYVLVKESAESSLLRDPDTGEEEYVPNDAVEALDSPALETRAAVVPESVRAVLRVAHDDRSLGLLIDLHENGSRPVRDMLTDYEYCESDLLGLLTECRAAGVVEEVTVAGEPGYGLTSTGDRGVAKLLNRR
- the rad50 gene encoding DNA double-strand break repair ATPase Rad50, which codes for MKFERVRIRNFKCYDAEDVRLDRGVTVVYGLNGSGKSSLLEACFFALYGTDAVSGTAAEVVTTGTEEMSVTLWFSHDGAEYELSRELKVRDGRVGRHDCVLTTPSGSIEGVTDVESHVADLLRMDASAFVNCAYVRQGEVNKLINASPSERQDMIDDLLQLGKLEEYRERAGDARLGVEDVLTEYRSRLEQRAEDVADLEDQGLHERRNALQSDLAEVASEIERFEENRRNARETKEEAERVLSEYEEKRAELDSVRETIAELRDAISDTESERDSLQETVREHRERASDLDDRVESLLADTDLDGDAGLDAVEARRDDLESERDDVQADVQEVANEMTSDRKDAESFEERADDLAERAAEARERADNLESDAADAADEVAELDSTIADIESDIGEAREAFADAPVAFGEAAEYRERLESEREELRAERTDVREELASARSRVEDAEELLAEGKCPECGQPVEGSPHVASIEEYRERVSDLESDVADIESDIEDVTERIERAEELEAVERSVADLESRRESKTEVREAKAESVAEKRADAAEARERADDLAERAEEKRAEAAEARERVEERRERLGDLQTEKQSLDERIERLGDLAEALRERERERDAAERVAEKRESLGERNEERRERLAELRERKRSLESAYDEERIETAEANKEEAEQYLDQVAEKLDTLRERRDEIQGKLGGVKKDIETLERLREERDALDETVSELQGVHEETESLESLYGDLRAELRQRNVDRLERLLNETFDLVYQNDSYARIELDGTYELTVYQKDGERLDPEQLSGGERALFNLSLRCAIYRLLSEGIEGSAPMPPLILDEPTVFLDSGHVSQLVELVESMRDIGVEQILVVSHDESLLGAADDLVRVQKDATTNRSHVEHDTPTLNAD
- the mre11 gene encoding DNA double-strand break repair protein Mre11, yielding MTRVIHTGDTHLGYRQYHSPVRRQDFADAFRSVVEDAVADDVDAVVHAGDLYHDRQPGLPDLLDTIDILTPLREHDIPFLAVVGNHESTRQGQWLDLFETLGLATRLDAEGTSVGDTTFYGLDYVPESKRDQLDYEFAPPETEHAALVSHGLFTPFPHANWETETVLGEANVDFDAFLLGDNHAPDRAEVLDTWVTYCGSTERASASERDPRGYNIVTFDGDAQITRRGVDTRDFVFLDLDLQGDEGTAYVRDRVRDADVEDAVVVVTIEGEGGQVTPADVESFGAERGALVTRVNDRREVEDESDIDVSFADPDEAVRERVRDLGLSETARDIDETVRESKLADANVRDAVKDRVQEAISDAPDAVIGSEGDGEESVPDEESEGQAAMGEFQ